A single region of the Gemmatimonadales bacterium genome encodes:
- a CDS encoding NAD-dependent epimerase/dehydratase family protein produces the protein MTARVLVTGAAGFIGSHLIAALATRGDEVVGIDNFDPFYPRAMKERNLREVGHRPGLCLHEIDMLDVDAVAAHLTPDTVLVHLAAKAGVRPSLADPVGYARTNVAGTAAVLEAARRAGTERIVFGSSSSVYGDSTPVPFREDATAIDPVSPYAATKRAGELLVSALAPIHGFRVAALRFFTVYGPRQRPDLAIHAFARRMAAGQPLTLFGDGTQARDYTYCDDIVDGVVAAVDWTATARVGMDVFNLGGSRPMPLGTLVAELSEALGMRPEVGWAPMQPGDVQRTCADPSKARAALGFEARTEFGDGIRRFAAWFRMVDAEERRGVPDGGRKR, from the coding sequence GTGACCGCACGGGTGCTCGTCACCGGCGCCGCAGGGTTCATCGGCTCGCACCTCATCGCGGCGCTCGCCACACGGGGCGACGAAGTTGTGGGAATCGACAACTTCGATCCTTTCTACCCCCGCGCGATGAAGGAGCGGAACCTGCGTGAGGTGGGACACCGGCCGGGGCTCTGCCTGCACGAGATCGACATGCTCGACGTCGATGCGGTCGCGGCGCACCTCACGCCCGACACCGTGCTCGTGCACCTGGCCGCCAAGGCGGGCGTCCGGCCCTCGCTGGCCGATCCGGTGGGGTACGCGCGGACCAACGTCGCGGGCACCGCCGCGGTGCTCGAGGCCGCCCGCCGGGCCGGCACCGAGCGCATCGTATTCGGCTCGTCGTCCTCGGTGTATGGCGACAGCACGCCGGTCCCGTTCCGCGAGGATGCCACCGCTATCGACCCGGTCTCGCCGTACGCGGCGACCAAGCGGGCGGGCGAGCTGCTGGTGAGCGCGCTGGCGCCGATCCACGGGTTTCGCGTGGCCGCGCTCCGCTTCTTCACGGTGTATGGGCCGCGGCAGCGCCCCGACCTCGCGATCCACGCCTTTGCCCGGCGCATGGCGGCCGGCCAGCCGCTCACGCTTTTCGGCGACGGCACGCAGGCGCGTGATTACACGTACTGCGACGACATCGTGGACGGGGTCGTGGCCGCGGTCGACTGGACCGCGACCGCCCGGGTCGGCATGGACGTCTTCAACCTGGGTGGCAGCCGGCCGATGCCGCTCGGCACGCTCGTGGCCGAGCTGTCGGAGGCGCTGGGGATGCGTCCCGAAGTGGGGTGGGCACCCATGCAGCCGGGCGACGTCCAGCGCACGTGCGCCGATCCCTCCAAGGCGCGAGCCGCGCTAGGCTTCGAAGCGCGCACTGAGTTCGGCGACGGCATCCGGCGGTTCGCGGCGTGGTTCCGGATGGTGGATGCGGAGGAGCGACGCGGTGTGCCCGATGGTGGGCGGAAGCGATGA
- a CDS encoding UDP-glucuronic acid decarboxylase family protein has translation MKVLITGAGGFLGSHLTDRFLRDGHEVIGVDNFVTGRPDNVAHLLGNPRFRFIQHDVTNFIYVEGPLDGVLHFASPASPIDYLELPIQTLKVGSLGTHKALGLAKAKGARFLLASTSEVYGDPQVHPQPESYWGHVNPVGPRGVYDEAKRFAEAMTMAYHRYHAVPTRIVRIFNTYGPRMRARDGRVVSNFIVQALKGEPLTIYGDGSQTRSFCYATDLIEGIYRLFHSDRIEPTNIGNPNEFTVRELADAVLRLTGSHSPIETRPLPADDPKVRRPDITIARQVLGWEPSIQLDEGLCRSIEFFRERLA, from the coding sequence GTGAAGGTGCTGATCACCGGGGCCGGCGGGTTCCTGGGCTCGCATCTCACCGACCGCTTCCTGCGCGACGGGCACGAGGTGATCGGCGTCGACAACTTCGTGACCGGGAGGCCCGACAACGTCGCGCATCTGCTCGGGAATCCGCGGTTCCGGTTCATTCAGCACGACGTCACCAACTTCATCTACGTCGAGGGGCCGCTCGACGGCGTGCTGCACTTCGCCTCGCCCGCGAGTCCCATCGACTATCTCGAGCTTCCCATCCAGACGCTCAAGGTGGGGTCGCTCGGCACGCACAAGGCGCTGGGGCTCGCCAAGGCCAAGGGTGCGCGCTTCCTGCTGGCGTCGACGTCCGAGGTCTACGGCGATCCGCAGGTGCATCCGCAGCCCGAGAGCTACTGGGGCCACGTGAATCCGGTCGGTCCGCGCGGCGTCTACGACGAGGCCAAGCGCTTCGCCGAGGCGATGACGATGGCCTACCACCGATATCATGCGGTGCCTACGCGCATCGTGCGCATCTTCAATACGTACGGCCCGCGCATGCGGGCGCGCGACGGTCGCGTGGTGTCGAATTTCATCGTCCAGGCACTGAAGGGCGAGCCGCTCACGATCTACGGCGACGGGTCCCAGACCCGCTCGTTCTGCTACGCGACCGACCTGATCGAGGGCATCTACCGGCTGTTCCACAGCGACCGGATCGAGCCGACCAATATCGGCAACCCGAACGAGTTCACGGTGCGCGAGCTGGCAGACGCGGTGCTGCGTCTCACCGGCTCCCATTCGCCCATCGAGACGCGCCCGCTGCCGGCGGACGATCCCAAGGTCCGCCGCCCCGACATCACGATCGCGCGCCAGGTGCTCGGCTGGGAGCCCTCCATCCAGCTCGACGAGGGGCTCTGCCGCTCGATCGAGTTCTTTCGGGAGCGGCTGGCGTGA
- a CDS encoding UDP-glucose/GDP-mannose dehydrogenase family protein → MHVTVVGSGYVGLVAGACLAEAGNDVVCVDVDARKIERLQRCDIPIYEPGLEPMVRRNQEEGRLGFSTDVAAAVRRARVLFIAVGTPPGEDGSADLQHVLAVAHAIGKHMNGPKVIVTKSTVPVGTAAKVRAAIEAETRVPFSVCSNPEFLKEGAAIDDFMKPDRVVIGVDSDEARAIMGELYAPFVRTGNPIIFMDIASAEVTKYAANAMLATRISFMNQVAEFCERVGADVSMVRKGIGTDRRIGPAFLFPGPGYGGSCFPKDVKALIHSAQSAGMQFDLLESVESVNERQKLVLYRKALGAFGGELRGRRLAVWGLAFKAETDDMRESPAIPVIQSLLAAGAAVKAHDPKAMDGAHACFGDAVAFARDPYDAVDGADGLIIVTEWLVYRTPDLGRIKALLRRPLVIDGRNLYEPERMAALGFEYHGIGRRTP, encoded by the coding sequence ATGCATGTGACGGTGGTGGGCAGCGGCTACGTGGGCCTCGTGGCCGGCGCCTGTCTCGCGGAGGCGGGCAACGACGTCGTCTGCGTGGACGTGGACGCGCGCAAGATCGAGCGCTTGCAGCGGTGCGACATCCCGATCTACGAGCCCGGCCTCGAGCCCATGGTGCGCCGCAACCAGGAGGAGGGCCGGCTCGGCTTCAGCACCGACGTCGCCGCGGCCGTGCGCCGCGCGCGCGTCCTCTTCATCGCGGTCGGCACGCCGCCCGGCGAGGACGGCTCGGCGGATTTGCAGCACGTCCTGGCGGTGGCACACGCCATCGGCAAGCACATGAACGGTCCCAAGGTCATCGTCACCAAGAGCACCGTGCCGGTCGGGACCGCCGCAAAGGTGCGCGCCGCGATCGAGGCCGAAACCCGCGTCCCGTTCTCGGTCTGCTCCAATCCCGAGTTCCTGAAGGAAGGCGCGGCGATCGACGACTTCATGAAGCCCGACCGGGTCGTGATCGGCGTCGACTCCGACGAGGCGCGCGCGATCATGGGCGAGCTGTACGCGCCGTTCGTGCGCACCGGCAATCCCATCATCTTCATGGATATCGCATCGGCCGAGGTCACCAAGTACGCGGCCAACGCCATGCTCGCCACCCGCATCTCGTTCATGAACCAGGTGGCCGAGTTCTGCGAGCGGGTCGGCGCCGACGTGAGCATGGTGCGGAAGGGCATCGGCACCGACCGGCGGATCGGGCCTGCGTTCCTCTTTCCGGGACCTGGCTACGGCGGCTCCTGCTTTCCCAAGGACGTGAAGGCGCTCATCCATTCGGCGCAGAGCGCCGGGATGCAGTTCGACCTGCTCGAATCGGTCGAGTCGGTGAACGAGCGGCAGAAGCTGGTGCTCTACCGGAAGGCGCTGGGCGCATTCGGCGGCGAGTTGCGTGGCCGCCGGCTCGCCGTCTGGGGGCTCGCGTTCAAGGCCGAGACCGACGACATGCGCGAGAGCCCGGCGATTCCGGTCATCCAGTCGCTGCTCGCCGCGGGAGCCGCGGTCAAGGCGCACGATCCGAAGGCCATGGACGGCGCCCACGCCTGCTTCGGCGACGCCGTGGCGTTCGCGCGCGACCCCTACGACGCCGTGGACGGTGCGGACGGGCTCATCATCGTGACCGAATGGCTGGTGTACCGCACTCCCGATCTCGGCCGGATCAAGGCGTTGCTTCGCCGCCCGCTCGTCATCGATGGCCGCAACCTCTACGAGCCGGAGCGCATGGCCGCGCTCGGCTTCGAGTACCACGGGATCGGGCGGAGGACGCCGTGA
- a CDS encoding nucleotide sugar dehydrogenase, with protein sequence MTVAQELIAKAERREAIFGIVGLGYVGLPLAVELARAGYRVLGYDVNQRVVDGLNAGRSHIKDVSDTALAEVRDRFSATTDGARLAEADAISICVPTPLSKFKDPDVSYIVAATEAVKHTLRRGHAIILESTTYPGTTREILLPALESTGLRVGEDFFLAFSPERVDPGNPTYGTRNTPKVVGGITPDCRRVAVALYQGVIDTLVPVSTTEAAELVKLLENTFRSVNIGLVNEMAIVCDKLGVDVWEVIEAAATKPFGFMKFLPGPGLGGHCIPIDPHYLAWKMRGLNYKTRFIDLAGELNTEMPLFWVRKVAESLNSQGRALRGASVLVLGVAYKRDIDDLRESPALDIIRLLEAQGARVSYHDPHVPEFSEDGHHFRSVPLTPAAVEAADCVVVVTDHSAIDFNMVKRHARLAVDTRHALPRGD encoded by the coding sequence ATGACGGTCGCTCAAGAGCTGATCGCCAAGGCCGAGCGGCGCGAGGCGATCTTCGGAATTGTCGGGCTGGGTTACGTTGGACTGCCGCTCGCGGTTGAGCTGGCGCGCGCAGGCTATCGTGTGCTGGGCTACGACGTGAACCAGCGCGTGGTGGACGGGCTCAACGCCGGGCGATCGCACATCAAGGACGTGAGCGACACCGCGCTGGCCGAGGTGCGCGACCGCTTCAGCGCCACCACCGATGGTGCCCGGCTGGCCGAGGCCGACGCCATCTCCATCTGCGTGCCGACGCCGCTCTCCAAGTTCAAGGACCCCGACGTGAGCTACATCGTCGCCGCCACCGAGGCGGTGAAGCATACGCTTCGGCGGGGTCACGCGATCATCCTCGAGAGCACGACGTATCCGGGCACCACCCGCGAGATTCTCCTGCCGGCGCTCGAAAGCACCGGACTCCGGGTGGGCGAGGACTTCTTCCTGGCGTTCAGTCCCGAGCGGGTGGATCCTGGCAACCCGACGTACGGCACCCGGAACACGCCCAAGGTGGTGGGTGGCATCACGCCCGACTGCCGCCGGGTGGCGGTGGCGCTCTATCAGGGCGTGATCGACACGCTGGTACCGGTCTCCACCACCGAAGCGGCCGAACTGGTCAAACTGCTGGAGAACACCTTCCGCAGCGTGAACATCGGCCTCGTGAACGAGATGGCCATCGTCTGCGACAAGTTGGGCGTGGATGTCTGGGAGGTGATCGAGGCGGCGGCCACCAAGCCGTTCGGCTTCATGAAATTCCTTCCGGGGCCGGGGCTCGGCGGCCACTGCATTCCGATCGATCCGCACTACCTCGCCTGGAAGATGCGCGGGCTCAACTACAAGACCCGCTTCATCGATCTGGCCGGCGAGCTCAACACCGAGATGCCGCTCTTCTGGGTGCGCAAGGTGGCCGAGTCGCTCAACAGCCAGGGGCGCGCGCTTCGCGGCGCCAGCGTGCTCGTTCTGGGTGTCGCCTACAAGCGCGACATCGACGACCTGCGCGAGAGCCCCGCGCTCGACATCATCCGTCTGCTCGAGGCCCAGGGCGCGCGGGTGAGCTACCACGACCCGCACGTGCCCGAGTTCAGCGAGGACGGCCACCACTTCCGCTCGGTGCCGCTCACGCCCGCCGCCGTCGAAGCGGCCGACTGCGTCGTCGTGGTCACCGACCATTCCGCCATCGATTTCAACATGGTCAAACGGCACGCGCGTCTGGCGGTGGACACCCGCCACGCGCTACCCCGGGGAGACTGA
- a CDS encoding Gfo/Idh/MocA family oxidoreductase, translated as MSRLRVGVIGAGAWGQNHVRTLAGMPEAELVAVCDLDPAVRERLSRQYPSALVTDSAPALLGQVEAVVIASTARTHAALGCAAIEAGVPALIEKPFALTVPDAEALAAAAARRGVPLLAGHLLEYHPVVEYLRGLVAGGTLGEVYYLYSQRVNLGQVRPDENALWSFGPHDVSVALFLLGTAPRTVTAQGHSYLQPGIEDVVFVTMTFATGVVAHAQMSWLDPHKERRLTVVGSRQMAVFDDMQPREKLRIYDKGVDRPPEYRSYGESLAVREGDIFIPRISNAEPLAQQLRHFIAVVRGEAAPRADAADGVRVVRVLDAASRSLARGGAPISLEDRA; from the coding sequence ATGAGCCGGCTCAGGGTCGGCGTGATCGGCGCCGGCGCGTGGGGACAGAACCACGTGCGCACGCTGGCGGGCATGCCCGAGGCGGAGCTGGTCGCGGTCTGCGACCTCGATCCAGCAGTGCGCGAGCGGCTCTCGCGCCAGTATCCCTCCGCGCTCGTGACCGACTCGGCGCCGGCGCTGCTCGGTCAGGTGGAGGCGGTGGTGATCGCGTCCACCGCACGCACCCACGCCGCGCTCGGCTGCGCCGCGATCGAGGCGGGCGTGCCGGCGCTGATCGAAAAGCCGTTCGCGCTCACCGTGCCCGACGCCGAGGCGCTGGCGGCGGCGGCGGCGCGGCGGGGCGTGCCGCTGCTCGCGGGCCACCTGCTGGAGTACCACCCGGTCGTCGAGTACCTGCGCGGTCTCGTGGCCGGCGGCACGCTCGGGGAGGTGTACTACCTCTACTCCCAGCGGGTCAACCTGGGCCAGGTTCGGCCCGACGAGAACGCGCTCTGGAGCTTCGGTCCGCACGACGTCTCCGTGGCGCTTTTCCTGCTGGGCACCGCGCCGCGCACCGTGACCGCGCAGGGCCACTCGTACTTGCAGCCCGGCATCGAGGACGTGGTGTTCGTCACGATGACGTTTGCCACGGGCGTGGTGGCCCACGCGCAGATGTCGTGGCTCGATCCGCACAAGGAGCGCCGGCTCACGGTCGTGGGCTCGCGCCAGATGGCGGTGTTCGACGACATGCAACCGCGGGAGAAGCTCCGCATCTACGACAAGGGCGTGGACCGCCCGCCCGAGTATCGCTCGTACGGGGAGAGCCTCGCAGTGCGCGAGGGCGACATCTTCATCCCCCGCATCTCCAACGCGGAGCCGCTGGCACAGCAGCTCCGGCATTTCATCGCGGTGGTGCGGGGCGAGGCGGCGCCGCGGGCCGATGCGGCGGACGGCGTGCGGGTAGTCCGCGTGCTCGACGCGGCGAGCCGCTCGCTCGCGCGCGGCGGCGCCCCCATTTCGCTCGAGGACCGAGCATGA
- a CDS encoding DegT/DnrJ/EryC1/StrS family aminotransferase: MNVPLLDLVAQYRTISDEVLPAMQSVIERQQFIMGPEVARLEAEVARLSGAAHGVACASGTDALLLPLRALGLRPGDEVIVPAFTFFATAGAVHNAGGTPVFVDIDPATFNLSPDAVAAAVTPRTRAVVAVHLYGQMAAMEQLLEIGRRHGIPVLEDAAQAIGARRRIDGVWHAAGGLGRAGGLSFFPSKNLGAWGDGGMMLTSDDALAARLRKLRLHGGAKQYHHEEVGINSRLDTLQAAVLLVKLRHLADWSDARRRRAARYTAAFTGHAAVCPPRVDPANEHIFHQYTVRVERRDALAAHLKSHGIGHAIYYPTALPAQPCFAHLGYGPGSLPATEAATARVISLPIYPELSDAQQDAVIEAVLGFYA; the protein is encoded by the coding sequence TTGAACGTCCCCCTTCTCGATCTCGTGGCGCAGTACCGGACCATATCGGACGAGGTGCTGCCGGCCATGCAATCGGTGATCGAGCGGCAGCAATTCATCATGGGGCCCGAGGTGGCCCGGCTCGAAGCCGAGGTGGCGCGGTTGAGCGGGGCCGCACACGGCGTCGCATGCGCCAGCGGAACCGATGCGCTCCTGCTCCCGCTGCGCGCGCTGGGCCTCCGGCCGGGCGACGAGGTGATTGTCCCCGCATTCACCTTCTTCGCAACCGCGGGCGCGGTGCATAACGCCGGCGGCACGCCGGTGTTCGTCGACATCGATCCCGCCACGTTCAACCTGTCGCCCGACGCGGTGGCGGCGGCAGTGACACCCCGGACCCGCGCCGTCGTGGCGGTGCACCTCTACGGGCAGATGGCGGCGATGGAGCAGCTGCTCGAAATCGGCCGGCGGCACGGCATCCCGGTCCTCGAAGATGCAGCGCAGGCGATCGGCGCGCGCCGCCGGATCGACGGGGTCTGGCATGCGGCCGGCGGCCTCGGTCGGGCGGGCGGGCTGTCGTTCTTCCCCAGCAAGAATCTGGGTGCCTGGGGCGACGGCGGGATGATGCTCACGAGCGACGACGCGCTCGCCGCCCGGCTCCGCAAGCTCAGGCTCCACGGCGGCGCCAAGCAGTACCACCACGAAGAGGTCGGCATCAACAGCCGTCTCGACACCTTGCAGGCGGCCGTCCTCCTGGTGAAGCTCCGCCATCTGGCAGACTGGAGCGACGCGCGCCGCCGCCGCGCCGCGCGGTACACCGCGGCGTTCACCGGGCATGCGGCCGTGTGCCCACCGCGGGTGGATCCGGCCAACGAGCACATCTTTCACCAGTACACGGTGCGGGTCGAGCGGCGAGACGCACTGGCGGCACACCTCAAGTCACATGGTATCGGCCACGCGATCTACTATCCGACCGCGCTGCCCGCGCAGCCGTGCTTTGCGCACCTCGGCTACGGACCGGGCAGCCTCCCGGCCACCGAGGCGGCGACGGCACGCGTGATTTCATTGCCGATCTACCCGGAGCTGAGCGACGCGCAGCAGGATGCGGTGATCGAGGCCGTCCTGGGCTTCTACGCATGA